CTGCTTGGTTTTTAAAAATTGCAAGTGAAAAGATGAAAAATCTTGGTATAAAAGTTTCAAGTGTAGAGTTTGCAGAAACTCCAAAAAGTAAAAGCCATGTCTTTGCTTGAAGTAAATGAGATATTTGGGCCAACAATTCAAGGAGAAGGAAAATTAGTTGGTACTCCCTCTATTTTTATAAGACTGGGTAAATGTAACTTTAAATGTGAAGGTTTTAATGTAGAGTATGAAACTCCTAGTGGGATAAAAAAATGCTCTTGTGACTCATATTATGCAGTTGATATGGCATTTAAAGAGCAGTGGCAACAAATGAATGCACAGCAGATTATAAAAGAGGTTTTACTCCTTGAACCAAACTATAAAATTGATATTGTTATCACTGGGGGAGAGCCACTTTTATATTGGAAAAATGAAGAGTTTCAAAAACTTTTAAAACACTATATTGAGAATAATTATAAAGTAACTATTGAAACAAATGGGTCATTAAATATTGATTTAACAGAAACTTATCAGAAACAAATTCTATTTTCAATGAGTGTAAAACTATCAAACTCTTTAGAACCACTAAAGAAAAGAGTTAATGTAAATACTCTAACAAAAATCATAACTGAAACAGAGGGTTCATACTTAAAATTTGTTATAGATGAAGGCTTTAAAGAAGAAGCAAATATAGAGATACAAAATATTCTTTCTTCTATACCAAAAGTTGATGTTTTCCTTATGCCAATGGGTGATACAGCGGAACAAATAAATAAAAATAGTGAAGCAGTAATTAACTTAGCTATTGAAAATGGATATAAATATTGTGATAGATTGCATATTAGAGTTTGGGACAATAAAAGAGGTGTTTAACAAACTTTAGATATAATATATGCTTTAACATGAATTTAATGTGTTATTTCATTAAAGAAATAAAATACTAAGGTTTCTACAAAGAAACTATTTTAAGGACTAATTGAATGAAATTTAGTGGATCAAATGTACTAGTAACTGGTGCAAGTAGAGGAATAGGTGCTGAAATTGCAAAAACTCTAGCTTCTTATGGTTTAAAAGTTTGGATTAACTATAGAAGCGGTGCTGAAGCTGCAGAAAAAATTAAAGAAGAGATTGAAGCAGCTGGTGGAACTGCTGCGATTGTTAAAGCTGATGTAACAAAAGAAGATGAATTTACTGCTGCTATTAAAACTATTGTTGATGCTGATGGAGAACTTTCTTATTTAGTAAACAATGCTGGTATTACAAAAGATAAATTAGCACTAAGAATGTCAGTTGAAGATTTTAATGATGTAATTGCTGCTAACTTAACATCTGCATTTATTGGATGTAAGGGTGCTTTAAAAGTTATGGGTAAAAAGAAGTTTGGTTCTATTGTAAATATCTCTTCAATTGTTGGAGAAATGGGAAATCCAGGTCAAACAAACTATTCTGCTTCTAAAGGTGGCTTAAATGCAATGACTAAATCATTTGCTAAAGAAGCAGCAGCTAGAGGAATTAGATATAATGCTGTTACTCCTGGTTTTATTCAAACAGATATGACTGATGAATTAAAAGAGGAAGTTAAAGCAGAATATGAGAGAAATATCCCTCTTAGTAGATTTGGTCAACCTAAAGAAATTGCGGACGCAGTAGCATTTTTATTGAGTGATCATTCATCGTATATTACGGGTGAAATACTAAAAGTAAATGGTGGATTATACGTTTAAAAAAGATTTATTAAATCTTTTTATGGTATAATTTGGCGATAATTTTAAAAAAGGAAAAGAATATGGCATTATTTGATGATGTAAAAGAAGTAGTAGTTGAGCAACTTGATTGTGATCCTGCAGAAGTTAAGGAAGAGTCTAAATTTATTGAAGATTTAGGTGCTGACTCACTAGACGTTGTTGAATTAGTTATGGCGTTAGAAGAGAAATTCGATATCGAAATTCCAGACGAAGATGCAGAAGGTATCTTAACTGTTGCTGATGCTATTAAATACATCGAAGATAACGCGTAATTTCTACGCTATTCTTATAGTATAAGCCAGTATTCTATACTGGCTTTTTTTTAATAAAAATTATTTGAATTGTTGAATTTTTAATATTTATTTTAAGAATTGAATTATTTAAATACTTAATTTTGGAGCATATTTAATGAGAAGAGTTGTTATAACAGGTTTAGGAACAATCAATTCAGTAGGACATAACGTAGAGGATTCATTCAATGCCGTTTTAGATGGTAAATGTGGTGTAAATAATATCACTCTATTTGATGCTAGTGAATATTCTGTGCAGTTTGCAGCAGAAGTTAAAGATTTTGATCCTACAACTGTAATGGATAAAAAAGAAGTAAAAAAAGCTGATAGATTCATTCAATTAGGAATCAAAGCAGCAAATGAAGCTATGAATGATGCAGGATACATCAATGCAGAGAATAAAAGAGTTGATGAATCAATTTGTGAAAGATTTGGAGTTATCTCAGCTTCAGGAATTGGTGGATTAGCAACAATTGAAAAAAACTCTGTTACTTGTGAAATAAAAGGACCAAAAAGAATTTCTCCTTTCTTTATTCCTTCATCATTAGTTAATATGTTAGGTGGATTTATCTCAATTGAGCATGGATTAAAAGGTCCTTCATTATCTCACGTAACAGCTTGTGCAGCTTCAACACACGCTTTAGCAGATGCAGTAAAAACTATTGCTACAAATGGTGCAGATAGAGTTTTAGTTGTTGGTGCAGAGAGTGCAATTTGTGGAGCAGGAATCGGTGGATTTGCTGCAATGAAAGCATTATCTACAAGAAATGATAGTCCGCAAACTGCTTCAAGACCATTTGATAAAGACAGAGATGGTTTTGTTATGGGAGAAGGTGCTGGAGCACTTGTTCTTGAAACATTAGAATCAGCACAAGCAAGAGGAGCAAGAATCTATTGTGAAGTAATTGGTTTTGGTGAGTCAGGTGATGCTAACCATATTACAGCACCAGTTATTGATGGTCCATTAAGAGCAATGAAAGCAGCACTTGCAATGGCAAAAGCTAATACAAATGAAGATATTAAAATTGATTATATCAATGCACACGGTACATCAACTCCTGTTGGAGATGTTAATGAATCAAAAGCAATCGTTGAATTATTTAATGGTCTTGAAAACTGTCCTCCTGTAACTTCTACAAAAGGTCAAGTTGGTCACTGTTTAGGTGCAGCTGGTGCGATTGAAGCAATTTTTACAATTAAAGCATTAACAGAAGGAATTATTCCTCCAACAATTAATATTGAAAACCAAGATGAAGAGTGTAAATTAGATTACGTTCCAAATACTCCTAGAAAAGTAGAATTAAATACTGTAATGAGTAATAACTTTGGTTTTGGTGGAACTAACGGTTCTGTAATTTTTAGAAAATTAAAAGACTAAGACTAGAGTTTAAACTCTTTTTTAAAAAGGAATAATATTTGGCAACTTATTTAGATTTTGAAGACAAAATAAAAAAAATTGAAGAAGATATCACAGTTGCAAAAACAAGAAATGATGAACATGCAGTAGAGATACTAGAAAAGAAGTTAGAAAAAGAGGTTGAAAAAACATTTAAAAACCTTAGTGATTATCAAAAACTTCAATTAGCTAGACACCCTGATAGACCATATGCGATGGATTATATCAAGGGATTAATGACTGATTATTACGAAATTCATGGGGATAGACATTATGATGATGACCATGCAATTGTATGTTTCCTTGGTTACATTGGAAATGAAAAAGTTGTAGTAATTGGAGAACAAAAAGGAAGAGGAACTAAAGATAAGTTAAAAAGAAACTTTGGTATGCCCTCTCCTGAAGGTTATAGAAAAGCTTTAAGAGCAGCAAGATTAGCTGAAAAGTTTAACTTACCGATTCTTATGCTTGTTGACACTCCAGGTGCATATCCTGGAATTGGTGCAGAAGAGAGAAATCAAAGTGAAGCAATTGCCAAAAACTTATATGAATTTTCTGAACTTAAAACTCCAACTGTTTCAGTTGTAATTGGAGAAGGTGGTTCAGGTGGAGCTTTAGCTATTTCAGTGGCAGATAAATTAGCAATGATGAGATACTCTGTTTATGCAGTAATCTCTCCTGAAGGTTGTTCTGCTATTTTATGGAATGACCCTGCTAAAGTTGAAACTGCTGCAAATGCACTTAAAATTACTGCTGAATCATTAGAAGAATTAGGTCTAATTGATGATGTAGTAAATGAGCCGTTAATTGGTGCTCATAGAAAAAAAGAAGAAGCAATCAAAGCTTTAGGTGACTATTTTTTAACTTCATTAGCTGAATTAAAACAATTAACACCTGCGCAAAGATATGAAAAGAAATATGAAAAACTTATGAACTTAGGAAAGTTCGAAGAGAAATAAAAAAAGGATAAGAAGTTGTAGAAACTCTACAACTTTTTAATCTCTTACTAATCTACCAACTGGTTCTCCACCAATCATATGAAAATGTAAATGATGTACTTCTTGTCCACCATCATCTCCAATATTAGTAATTAATCTATATCCACTCTCTCTAATACCTAATTTAGAAGCAACTTTATGCATAAATTCTGTCATTGCCGCCATAATTTTTGGAGGAACAACATCAAATGAATCATAGTGCTCTTTAGGGATAATTAAAACATGAATTTTTCTAGCTGGATTAATATCATTAAATGCTAAAAAGTTTTCATCTTCTAAGATAGTTTGATTAGGGATTTCACCTTTAACTATTTTGCAAAAAATACACATATATTCACCTTTTTTAGTTTGGAAAATATTATAACCAAACTCTAATAAATTTTAAAGTATAATCCATACCTTTATAAATAAACAACAGGAGAATAAAAGTGAAAGAATGGCTTGATAAAATAGATAATGCTGATTCACTTGAAGTTCTAGAGAATTTAAGAATTGAAACTTTAGGTAAAAAAGGTATTATCCCTGCAGAATTTGCAAAAATGAAAGATGTTCCAGGGCCAGAAAAGAAAGCTTTTGCTGAAAATTTAAATAAGCAAAAAACAGAAATTACAGAGGCTCTAGAAAATAAAAAAGAGATTTTAGAAAAGCAAGCTCTTGAGGTAAAACTACAAGAAGAGACTATTGACGTTACAAAGTTTAATAATGAATTAACATGTGGTGCAGCTCACCCAGTTGCTTTAACAATGGACAGAATTATTACATATTTTCAAAACCTTAACTTTGCAGTTGAAGAAGGTCCATTAGTAGAAGATGATTTTCATAACTTTGAAGCATTAAATCTTCCTAAACACCACCCAGCAAGAGATATGCAAGATACATTCTATAATAAAGATTATACTCTATTAAGAACGCACACTTCTCCTGTACAAATTAGAACAATGTTAAGTCAGCAAACACCTATTAGGATGATTGCTCCAGGTACTGTATTTAGAAGAGATTTTGATTTAACTCATACTCCAATGTTCCATCAAGTTGAAGCATTAGTAGTTGATGAAGCAGATAAAGTTTCTTTTGCAAACTTAAAACATGTATTAGTAGAATTTTTACATCATATGTTTGGAGATGTTGAAGTTAGATTTAGACCTTCATTTTTCCCATTTACAGAACCATCAGCAGAAGTAGATATTTCATGTGTATTCTGTAAAGGTGATGGATGTAGAGTTTGTTCACAAACAGGTTGGTTAGAAGTACTTGGTTGTGGTGTTGTTGACCAAAATGTATTCAAAGCAGTAGGATATGAAAATAAATCAGGATATGCTTTTGGATTAGGTGTTGAAAGATTTGCAATGCTAATTCATAATATTGGTGATTTAAGATCTCTTTTTGAGAGTGATTTAAGATTATTAGGACAGTTCAAATGATTATTACTAGATCGTGGATTCAAGAATATATAGATATTTCAAAAATATCAACTGAAGATATTTGTAAAACTTTTAACTCAATTGGTCTAGAAGTTGATAGTGTAGAAAAACAAAGAATAGCTCCTAAAGTAGTAGTTGGAAAAGTATTAGAGAAAGAGAAACATCCAGATGCAGACAAATTAAATGTTTGTCAAGTTGATATAGGAACTGAAGTTGTTCAAATTGTTTGTGGTGCTAAAAATGTAGCGGCAGGTCAATTTGTACCAGTTGCTGTAGTTGGATGTAACTTAGGTGAAGATTTTAAAATCAAAAAAGCAAAACTTAGAGGGTTAGAGTCAAATGGTATGATTTGTTCTTCTACTGAATTAGGACTTGCAAAATTAAATGATGGAATTTTAGAACTTGATGAATCAATTGGAAAATTAGAAATTGGTAAAGAGTTAAGCGAATATCCAGCATTAAATGATGATATTATCGAAATTGAATTAACTGCAAATAGAGGGGACTGTTTAAGTATAAATGGTGTAGCAAGAGAGTTATCAGCATTTTATTCTATTCCTTTTAAAGAGCAAGAATTTAAAATCAATTACAATGACTTAGGTATTGGTCAAGTATTAGAAGTAGAGAGTTTAAGTACAATTGAATCTAAATATATTTATACAGTAATTAATTCAGAAAACTTCTCATTACCAGTTTTACAAAGATTAAGAGTAGGAACAATTGATAAATTTAAAGAGAATGATTTAGTTGATACTTTAAGTTATATTACGCACTCAACTGGTGTAATTTTAAATGCTTATGCAAAAAAAGATGCTGAAGATATAAAAGGTTTAGCAACAATTCACATCCAAAAAGATAAACAAGGTTTTGATGTAATCATTGGAGAAAAAAAGCTAAGCACTGTTGGTGTTGAGCACTCAGAAGTAGAAAAAGATACTAACAATGAATATATCATTGAAGCTTCTTATATTAATCCTGAACTTTTATCAAAAAAAGTTTTTGAAACAAAAAAAGAGACAGGAGAAATTTATTATAGAAGTTCAAGAGGTAGTGAACCAGATATTGAATTAGGTATGAAATCTTTTTGTTCTTTAATTTCTCAATATGGAGCTGAAGTTTATAATGGAAATGAAGCTTTAATTGATTATGAAGAGAAAATCACAATAGATGCAAGTGTAAATAAAATCAATGCAATTATTGGTGAAAATATTGAAAAAGTTAAAATTGATAAAATTTTAAGTGACTTAGGTTTTGAAGTAAAAGATAATTCAACTGATGTATTATCAATTAAAGTTCCTCACTATAGACATGACATTAAAAATATAGCTGATGTTACAGAAGAAGTTGTAAGAATTATTGGAATTGATAATATTAAAGCAAAACCTTTAGCAATTGATGAAGTAAATAGAGTAAATAAAACTTCAATTGACTTAATTAAGAAAAACAAATTAAGAGCAAAAGCTATTGAAAATGGTTTCTTTGAAACAGTTACATATGTATTCTCAGATAGAGATAAATTAACTAAATACTCTTTACCAACTGTACAAGAAGGACTTGACCTTCTAAACCCTATTGTAAAAGAGTTAGATACATTTAGAACAACTATTTCATTAAATCTAATTGAAGCTTGTGCAAATAATGCAAAACTTGGATTTAAAGCAGCTGCATTCTTTGAAATTGGAAAAATTTTCAATATGAAAAGGGAAGAAAAAACTGTTGTTTCTTTTGTATTCTCTGGACAAAAAGAGTTAGAAGAGATTTCAAATGCAGGAAAACCTGAAAATATTGATTTTTTCAACTTTGCAAAAAGAGTATTAAATAGTGTTGGAAAATTTGATTTAGAACCAATGAAAAAAATCTCAAATGATTTAATTCATCCATACCAAAGTGCAGATATTATTATTGATGGTAAAGTTGCTGGATATATCTCTAAACTACACCCAAGTGTAGCAAATGAGTATGACTTAAGTGATACTTTTATTGCAGAAATTGATTTTGATTCAATTTCAAATGATTTAATAAAAGTTGATAGTTATTCAAAATTCCAAGCATCAAGAAAAGATTTAAGTTTAATTGTTCCAAAAGATATGGAATTTAATAAAATTAAAGAAGTAATTAACTCTTTAGATAATAAAAATATCAAACAATATAACTTAATAGATATCTATACAGATGAAAAACTTGGAGATAATGAGAGTTTAACAATTAGATTTATTCTGCAAAACAATGAAAAAACATTAGAAGAAGAAGATATTACTTCTACAATGAGTAGTATTTTAGAAGCATTAAAAGAAAAATTAAATATTGAATTAAGATAAGGAAAATAAAGTGGAAACATTTAACATTAAAAAACTGTCTAAACCTTTTAACATAGAGATTGACTCAATTGCAAGTGATAAATCTATATCACATAGATGTGCAATGTTTTCACTATTTTCAAATGAAACTTCATATATTAAAAATTACCTTACAGCAGAAGATACATTAAATACTTTAAGCATAGTAGAACAATTAGGTGCTAAAATCACACGTAATGGTTCTACTGTAGAGATTACACCTACAGATAAGTTAACTGAACCTAAAGATATTCTAGATTGTGGTAACTCAGGAACGGCAATGAGACTATTTTGTGGTTTACTTGCTTCAATTGATGGAGCATTTACTCTAACTGGGGATAAATATCTTAGAGAAAGACCTATGAAAAGAGTAGCTGACCCTTTAAGAAGTATTGGTGCAAATATTGATGGAAGAGAAAAAGGTAATAAAGCTCCACTATTTATTCGTGGAGTAAAAGAATTAAAACCTTTTACTTATCACTCTCCTGTTGATTCAGCACAAGTTAAATCTGCAATGATTCTTGCAGCACTTAGAGCCAATGGTATTTCAAAATATAAAGAAAATGAGCTTACACGTGACCATACAGAAAGAATGTTAACAGGTATGGGAGCTAAATTAGAAATAGATAATGAAGGGTTTATAAATATTCATCCTTTAGAAGGACATTTAAAGCCATTAAATATTACAGTTCCAACAGACCCTAGTTCTGGATTCTTTTTTGCAGTTGCAGCTGCAATTACTAAAGATTCAAGAGTTGTAATAAAAAATGTATCTTTAAATCCAACTAGAATTGAAGCCTATCAAGTTCTTAAAAGAATGGGTGCAGAAGTTAACTTTATTGAAAAAGAGAATATTTATGAACCTATTGGAGATATTGAAGTTAAATACAAAGAACTAAATGGAGTTGTTGTTGAAGATAATATCTCTTGGTTAATTGATGAACTTCCAGCTCTTTCAATTGCTATGTCAGTCGCAAATGGAAAGTCATTAGTAAAAAATGCAAAAGAGTTAAGAGTTAAAGAATCAGATAGAATAGAAGCTGTTGTTTCAAATCTAAAAAAATGTGGTGTCACTTATACTGAATTTGAAGATGGATATGAAATAATAGGAGGAACTTTAAATAAAGCCTCAATTGATTCTCATGGAGACCATAGGATTGCAATGAGTTTTGCAATTGCAGGTACTTTATGTGATATGGAAATAAATGATGTTGAATGTATTTTAACATCATTTCCTAACTTCAAAGAAATCCTTGATTCTTTATATTAAAAAAGAAATTAATTGATTAGTCCCCTTTTTTGATGGGACATCAAAAAAGGATACATTTTATGAAAGTAAAACTAGCATCAAGCTATGGTTTTTGTTTTGGAGTTAAAAGAGCAATTGAAATTGCAGAAAAATATGAAAATTCTGCAACAATGGGACCACTAATACACAATCAAAATGAAATTGATAGACTAAAAAATGATTATAATGTAGGGTTATATAATAATCTTACAGATGTAAAACCTAATGATACAGTTATTATTAGGACACATGGTATTCCAAAAAATGATTTAAAAGACTTACGTAAAAAAGATGCAAAAGTTATAAATGCAACTTGCCCTTTTGTTACAACTCCTCAACAAATTGTAAAAAAAATGTCTGCAGAAAAATACTCAATTTTAATATTTGGAGATGAAGATCATCCTGAAGTTAAAGGTGTAAAATCTTATGGTGAAGACCAAGATGATGTACATGTAGTTTTAGATATAGATGAACTTAAAAATATCAACTTTAAATATGACAAAATTGCTACTGTTGCACAAACAACAAAAAAGAAAGAGACTTACTTAGAAATTGTAAATAATCTTATTTTAAAGAATAAAGAAGTAAGAGTTTTTAATACAATTTGTGATGCTACTTTTGAAAATCAAGATGCAGCAAGAGAACTCTCAAAAGAAGTAGATGTAATGGTTGTAATTGGAGGTAAAAACTCTTCAAATACAAAACAATTACACTCCATTTGTGTAGAAAACTGTATAGATTCTTATTTAATTGAAAATGCCAAAGAACTTGATTCTACTTGGTTTAAAAATAAACACTTATGCGGTATAACTGCTGGTGCAAGTACGCCTGATTGGATTATTCAACAAGTAGTCAATGAAATAGAAAAATATTAAATTCTTAGTTTAAGTAAAATTTAGATAGAATCATAGCCATTTATAAAAAACGGTTAATACGAAGGAATAAAATGGGTATCGATGATATTGAATTAGGTGAAGACTTTGATTTTGAGAAAATGCTTAATGAGTCTTTTGAGAATGCTGAGAATAACTCTGTAGTTGATGGTGTAATTGTTGAAATTACTAATGATAGTGTACTTGTTGATGTTGGACAAAAAATTGAAGGTAAATTAAACCTTTCTGAAATCACAATCGGTGGTGAAGTTCAATTTAAAGCAGGTGATACAATTTCTGTAATGTTAATGGGAAATAAAGGTGAAAGACCAAATATTTCTTACAAAAAAGTATTACAAAAAGAAAAATTCGATGCTTTTGTTAAAGAGCACGGAGAAAACGTTGAAGACGTTACAATTGAAGGTAAAATTGTTTCTGTAAAAAACAGAGGTGGTTTTATTATTGAAGATGATTCTGGATTAGAATACTTCATGCCAATGGCACAATCTTACTTAAAAGCTCATGGAGCAATTGGTAAAAAAGTTAAAGCTAAAGTTTTAAAAGTAAACGAAGCTCAAAACTCTATTATTGTTTCTAGAAAAAAACTTATTGAAGAATCTAAAGTAGAAAAAGATTCTAAAGTAAATGAAATCTTAGAAAAAAATGAACCAGTAATTGGTACAGTTAAAAAAATCACTTCTTATGGTATGTTCATTGATTTAGGTGGAATTGATGGTTTAGTAAACTACAATGAAATCTCTTATAAAGGACCAGTTAATCCGGCTAATTACTATAGTGAAGGTGATGAAGTATCTGTTATTGTATTATCTTATGATAAAGCAAAACAACACTTATCATTATCAATTAAAGCTGCATTACCAAATCCTTGGGATGAAATTAAAGATGAATTAGAAGTTGGTGATACAATTACTGTTACAGTTTCTAACTTTGAATCTTACGGTGCATTTGTTGATTTAGGAAATGATATTGAAGGTTTATTACATATTTCTGAAATTTCATGGAATAAAAATCTTAAAAATCCAAAAGATTTATTAACTTTAGGTGAAGAAGTTAACGTTGAAGTTATCGAACTTGATGTTGATAAAAAAAGATTAAGAGTATCTTTAAAGAACTTACAAGAAAAACCATTCGCTAAATTTACAAAAGAAAACAAAGTTGGAGATGTAATCAAAGGTAAAATTGCTACATTAACTGATTTTGGTGCTTTCGTTACAATTGGTGAAGTTGATGGTTTATTACACAATGAAGAAGCTTCTTGGGAATCTAATGCAAAATGTAAATCACTTTATAAAAAAGGTGATGAAGTAGAAGTTAAGATTATTAAAATTGATAGAGAAAAAGAGAACATCTCTTTATCTGTAAAAGAAATTTCTGAATCTCCTGCTAAAAAATTCCAAAATGAGCACAAAATTGGTGATATTGTAAAAGGTGCAGTAAAAGATAAAAAAGATTTCGGAATTTTCATTAAACTTGATGATAATTTAGATGGTCTAATCAGAAATGAAGATTTTGGTCCATTAAATGTTGAAGAAGTTAATATTGGTGATGAATTAGAAGCAGTAGTAGTAAATATTGACACTAAGAAAAATAGAGTAAGATTATCAGTAAAAAGATTAGAGCAACAACAAGAAAGAGAAGTTTTAAAAGCTGTTAATGATGATACATCTATGACTTTAGGTGATTTACTAAAAGATCAAATTAAATAAGGATTTGTGCAAATGAGTAAACATACAATCGTAGTTTGTGATCATATTCATGAAGATGGTTTAAACATCTTACAAAACACTGAAGACATAAACTATGTATATGCAGCGGATATTGATAAAACAGCACTTTTAGATGTAATTAAAGATGCAGATGTTGCTATTACTAGATCTTCAACTGATGTTGATGAAAAGTTTTTAAATGCAGCAATTAATCTTAAAGCAGTAATCAGAGCTGGAGTAGGATACGATAACGTAGATATGGAAGGA
This sequence is a window from Halarcobacter bivalviorum. Protein-coding genes within it:
- a CDS encoding 30S ribosomal protein S1, with protein sequence MGIDDIELGEDFDFEKMLNESFENAENNSVVDGVIVEITNDSVLVDVGQKIEGKLNLSEITIGGEVQFKAGDTISVMLMGNKGERPNISYKKVLQKEKFDAFVKEHGENVEDVTIEGKIVSVKNRGGFIIEDDSGLEYFMPMAQSYLKAHGAIGKKVKAKVLKVNEAQNSIIVSRKKLIEESKVEKDSKVNEILEKNEPVIGTVKKITSYGMFIDLGGIDGLVNYNEISYKGPVNPANYYSEGDEVSVIVLSYDKAKQHLSLSIKAALPNPWDEIKDELEVGDTITVTVSNFESYGAFVDLGNDIEGLLHISEISWNKNLKNPKDLLTLGEEVNVEVIELDVDKKRLRVSLKNLQEKPFAKFTKENKVGDVIKGKIATLTDFGAFVTIGEVDGLLHNEEASWESNAKCKSLYKKGDEVEVKIIKIDREKENISLSVKEISESPAKKFQNEHKIGDIVKGAVKDKKDFGIFIKLDDNLDGLIRNEDFGPLNVEEVNIGDELEAVVVNIDTKKNRVRLSVKRLEQQQEREVLKAVNDDTSMTLGDLLKDQIK
- a CDS encoding 4-hydroxy-3-methylbut-2-enyl diphosphate reductase translates to MKVKLASSYGFCFGVKRAIEIAEKYENSATMGPLIHNQNEIDRLKNDYNVGLYNNLTDVKPNDTVIIRTHGIPKNDLKDLRKKDAKVINATCPFVTTPQQIVKKMSAEKYSILIFGDEDHPEVKGVKSYGEDQDDVHVVLDIDELKNINFKYDKIATVAQTTKKKETYLEIVNNLILKNKEVRVFNTICDATFENQDAARELSKEVDVMVVIGGKNSSNTKQLHSICVENCIDSYLIENAKELDSTWFKNKHLCGITAGASTPDWIIQQVVNEIEKY